The Ogataea parapolymorpha DL-1 chromosome III, whole genome shotgun sequence nucleotide sequence GCCCAAGAGCAGCTGCACTATAAATGCCAgaatcacaaactcctGAGGCAGACGATCAAACAAGGATGTCGTTTTGTAGAGTAGGTAGAAGACGCCTCCGCTCGTCAAAGAGATTAGAATCGAGTACAGCGTCAAGGTCGACTCCACTAAACAGTCTGTCACTAGAACTAGCAGACCTCTAAatctcagcagctcgtaaGTGTCTTTGGATGACGACAGGTAGTCCTTTCCGTAGAGCGCGAGATATGAAAAGGCGAATTTGTTAAACCActtgatccagaactctGCCTGGTCTGCAAGCCATTCGAGTATGGAAAACAGACAGATCAGAGCACAGAATAGCAGTCCAttttcctcttcctcgtcgcGGCCGTATTGTCTGTTGAGCACTTTTTCCTTTCCAAAGGTGATAATCTGTCTGATTGTGCGCGTAATCGGCACAATTATCGATCCAAAACAGATGCTTCCAAAAGAGTACGTGATGGCTCTTTTGAACGACCCCCAGGCAGGATTCCGCGGCTTCACTGCAGATCGGTGGAAGAAATACCACGACCCATATATTCCACTGATGGTCACGTGAGTGAGATTTTCGAGAACCTCAAATATGTAACAGCCGGTGAATAGCGTGAATAACTCGACTGCAAGGGTGGTGTTGGACACACAAACGTCATTGCCGTCCTCGTGTGGACAGTTGGCGTCGTCTTGTTTGAGGCGGTCGTAAGCGATGATTGCGGCGAGCACAAAAAAGCCCAGAGAGCATATGCCTGAAACAATGGAGCTCAAGCATGAAACCACTAGTGTCGAGGGATAATCTGCCATGGTCTCTATGATAATGCGAAACACCAAGCTAGTGAAGCTCAGATTTCTTCTGATCGATGCCAGGTACcatatttggaaaaatccCACAAAGAGAACGattcctgctgctcctggTTTTCCCGTTGCAAACAGACTGGTGGCGAGCCCAAACATCACTAGCGGAAGAAGGAAGTAACCTGCGAGGACAAAAAAGAGCGGATAGGCCCACACCAGTACAAGCAGCACCACAGAGCAGACTATTGGGATCACAAAGGCTGAGACCACCAGAGGCCACAAAGACGGGTTTGCGGCGGCCTGTATTTGAAGGATGTATTCATGGTTCTTGATGTTCTTTATGCTGTGGCTCGCCATAATGCCGAATAGCACCAGTGTGGCAAAAAAGATTAAGGTAAACACCTTGTCATGGTATTTTGGCGAAGCAATCTTGAACGACTCCTCGAAACTGTCAGACTCCACAGGCTCCTTAGGTTTTTCAAAAGTGTACTCATATTCGGGAGGCTCTTCCTCCGATTGGAAATAGGGAGGCGGTAAAAGGCGTGAACTCTCTGACATTGTATTTATTGTCAGGCTTAAACTTAAGCGTAGCTATCGAAACGATTCCAATGTTGTGACTTAAACTGTTGCCTAAATACAGGTAAAACCGGAAATATTGGATTTCTTCTGGGAAtatttgatttcctcgtcggaAACATTTGAATAGTGCGTCGGTAAAAATTGTATCGTGATTTGAGTCATGTGATGACAATATTTGAATGCTCGCTCGGTATCTTTTGTATCTAGAATTGTACTTGAATTGT carries:
- a CDS encoding Protein PNS1, with translation MSESSRLLPPPYFQSEEEPPEYEYTFEKPKEPVESDSFEESFKIASPKYHDKVFTLIFFATLVLFGIMASHSIKNIKNHEYILQIQAAANPSLWPLVVSAFVIPIVCSVVLLVLVWAYPLFFVLAGYFLLPLVMFGLATSLFATGKPGAAGIVLFVGFFQIWYLASIRRNLSFTSLVFRIIIETMADYPSTLVVSCLSSIVSGICSLGFFVLAAIIAYDRLKQDDANCPHEDGNDVCVSNTTLAVELFTLFTGCYIFEVLENLTHVTISGIYGSWYFFHRSAVKPRNPAWGSFKRAITYSFGSICFGSIIVPITRTIRQIITFGKEKVLNRQYGRDEEEENGLLFCALICLFSILEWLADQAEFWIKWFNKFAFSYLALYGKDYLSSSKDTYELLRFRGLLVLVTDCLVESTLTLYSILISLTSGGVFYLLYKTTSLFDRLPQEFVILAFIVQLLLGLFIAKVTLNSFNSGFITFLVALCINPEVFEQNYHDYYVKLTNYYPEISHTLKTPFPDYV